A window of Mycolicibacterium holsaticum DSM 44478 = JCM 12374 genomic DNA:
GGCGCCCACCGCGGGGGTCTACCGGATCAGCGTGAAACGCGACAGGCTCGGGCAGGTGAGCCGATGGCTGCACGACAACGCCACGGTCACACTCAGCGTGGAGGCCGCCGCTCCGCGCGGCGACTTCTATCTCACCGAGGACGACAATCCCGTCGTCCTGCTGTCTGCCGGTATCGGCGTCACGCCCCTCTTGGCCATGTTGCATCACTTGGCAGCAACCGGCAGCACTCGAGAGGTCTGCTGGATCCACACCACCCGTGGCGCCGCCACGCATGCGTTCGCCGACGAAGTGAGCACGCTCATCGACGCTCTGCCCGCTGCCGAAGAACACATCTTCTACACCGGCGGTTCCGGGCATCGCCTGGACCAGGCCACGATCACGGGCATGGGATTGCCGCGTGACGCGACCGTATATCTCTGTGGCCCTGCCCGATTCATGCAGGACATGCAACACGCACTCACCGCATCGGGGACTTCGCCCCGCGCCATCCGCACCGAGCTGTTCGGTGCGCGCTCACCCATCAACCCCGGCGCCGTGACCGCCGGACCGCAGATCCATCCCCATCCCCATCCCCCTGCAGGGCCCGCCGGCATCGGCCCGACCGTGACATTCGCGCGGTCAGGCCTGACGGTGGCGTGGTCGCCGAGGTTCCGCACCCTGCTCGAGTTGTCCGAGGCATGCGACATCGCGACGCGGTACTCCTGCCGCAGCGGCGTCTGCCACACCTGCGCGACCGCTGTCGTGGCAGGTGGTCTGGATTACGTCAGCACACCGTTGAACCTGCCCGCCGACGGGGAAGCGCTGATCTGCTGTGCCGCGCCACGCGGCGATCTTGTGCTCGACCTGTAACTGCCCTGCGTCATCACGACGCCCGGGTGAGGCCAAACGCGTTGGCCGAAATGAAAATACGTGTGTCGAACCCACGGCCAGCTGCCGACCTCGGCGGTTTCAGTCGACGAAGTCGGACCTCGGCGAGGCGGGCAGTCGGATGACCTGCAATTTTGGGTCTCATGACCCAAAGGATGAGATCGTCGAGGATATTACTCGGCCAAAAGGCTGGCGCATCGGTACTCGATCGGCCTATATTGGGTCGAACAGCCCAATATGATCGTCCTGGTGCTTGGCGATGCCTCCCGTTGGCCGACCGAATGTATCGGCGGAGGGACCGTCTCACCGCTAGGTCGGCATGCACGTCTTTCTGCAAGAAGCAGTACGCCTCAAAGGAGCAGACATGACGACCAGCGCTAGCCGATCCGAGCTTCGGGGACTTCCATCCAGGTCATCGGTGGACACGGCCGCCGCGGTATTGATTCGTCGACGGCGATGTCAGATCTCCGTGCTCCGCTCCGAAGTTCGTGGTTTCGACCGTATTTCGTCATGAAGGGATATTGCGATGGGCTTGGCATGGCAACAAGGGCCACTGGCCAGCGCGTCAGTGGGCCGGTTCTTGACAGCGCAACCCTTGCCCGACCGGCTGTTGTTCGCCGAACCGCTACGCCGTCGCATGCGGGTGCGCTACGCCGGTGAGTGGATCGTTGACAGCGAAGATGTCGTGCTGTTGCACGAGCCGGGCCGTTATCCGGTCGCCTACTTCGCTATCGGCGATGTCCGGGACGGCGCTCTGGTCGCCGAACAGCGCATCACGCAACATCGCGACTTGGGCCAAACCCAGTGGTTCACTGTCGAGGCCGCGGGTCACCAAGCCCAGCATGCCGCCTGGCAACTCGCTGCACTACCACCGCATGCCGCCGTATTGCAGGGCAGGGTGGCATTTGCGTGGCGTGCCATGGATGCTTTCTACGAAGAAGATGAACGCATCGTCGGTCACGCCGCAGATCCCTACCACCGCATCGACATTCGTGCGACCTCGAGGCATTTGGTGGTGCGCGACTGCCAGCGTGTGATCGCCGATTCGCAGCGACCGCTGGCGCTCTACGAGTCGGGCTTTGCCACACGCTGGTATGTGCCGCGCGGAGACATCGACCAGGGCGCGCTGGAACCTGTCGATGGACAGACGTTCTGCCCCTACAAGGGGCTGGCCAGTTACTACACCATCGGAGGTCGTAAGCGCGCCGCCTGGTCCTACACCAACGCCTGGCCCGAGGTCGGATCGGTGAGCAACCTGGTGTCGTTCGAGCCAGACAAGATCGACGTGTATCTCGATGGGCGGCAGCTGCAGCTGCCGCCCGGACAGAATGTGGTTCCGCACGGCCTTGACCGCGGACTCGATCCCGGCGAAATACTCGCTCGCGAGCCAGTCCGGAGCCGGTGATGGAGGCCCGGCTCGAAGTCGTCATTCTCGCGGTGTCAGATCCCGATGCGTCCCTGCGGTTTTACCGCGACAAGGTGGCATTCGACCTCGACGTCGACTACGCACCTGCACCGGGCTTTCGCGTCGTACAGCTGACACCCGTTGGTGGCACCACCTCAATCCAGTTCGGTATCGGTCTGACCGGGACGTCACCCGGCCCCGCCCGCGGCCTGTATCTGGTCGTCGACGACATCGAGGGTGCCCGCAGTGACCTCATCGATCGTGGCGTTGCGGTCGGCGAAATCCGGCACAAGTGCACGGATGGCGGCTGGCGCGGCGGTTTCCTTCCAGGCCTTGACCCGCACCGGGCCGACTACGCCAGCTTTGCCGACTTCGCCGATCCCGACGGCAACACATGGACCCTGCAGGAGCGGGGATGCCAAGCCTTGCAACGAACTTCATCAAGCAACGGAAGGACCTGAACATGAGCACGTCCACCCCACCCCAACAGCCCGATGTTGCACGTAGCGTCGCCGACCATACCTATGACGTCATCGTGTTGGGCGCCGGACCGGTCGGACAGAATATCTCGGCCCGCACTCGCGCCGCGGGGCTCACTGTCGCGGTGGTCGAACGCGAACTCGTCGGCGGCGAATGCTCGTACTGGGGGTGCGTTCCGAGCAAGGCCCTGCTACGCCCGGTGATTGCGGTGGCTGACTCGCGCAGGGTCGACGGTGCGCGGGAAGCCGTGTCCGGCCCGGTTTCGGCGCAGGGCGTTTTCGGTCGCCGTGACCGCTATGTCACGCTGTGGGACGACACCGGACAAGCCAACGCCGTCAAGGAAATGGGCGCCGAGCTGATCCGCGGACAGGCCCGTCTGGACGGGCCCCGTCGCGTGGCTGTGGCCACCGCCGATGACGACTTGATCGTCTTGACCGCCCGCCACGCCGTTGCGATATGTACGGGTAGCACCGCCGCGCTGCCTGATATCCCGGGGATCGCCGAGGCGCAGCCCTGGACCAACCGCAAGGCGACCGACAGCAGCGAGGTCCCGGCGCGGCTGGCGATCGTCGGCGCAGGAGGTGTCGGTGTCGAGATGGCCACCGCATGGCAAGGCCTCGGCTCACACGTCACCCTGCTGGCCCGCGGCAAGGGTCTGCTGCCCCAGATGGAACCGTTCGTCGGCGAATTGGTGGCGAGCGGGCTGAGCGAAGCCGGCGTCGACGTGCGCACCGGTGTGACCGTGACCGAGCTACGCCGATCGGGCCGCACAGTGACCGTTGTCCTCGACGAGGAGGACGAACTGGAGGTCGATGAAATACTTTTCGCGACCGGCCGTACCCCCAATACCGCCGACATCGGCCTACACACCGTCGGCCTGACACCGGGTCGATGGTTAGCCGTAGACGACAACTGCCGCGTCACCGGCGCGCACAACGATTGGCTCTACGCGCTTGGCGATGTCAACCACCGGGCGCTGTTGACCCACCAGGGCAAATACCAGGCCCGCATCGCCGGCGCCGCTATCGCCGCGACCGCCGCGGACAAACCACTGGACCGCACGACCTGGAGCCCGCACATGGCCACCGCGGACATCCACGCCGTACCGCAAGTGTTCTTCACCGATCCTGAAGCCGCAGCCGTCGGGCTCACCGCCGGTCAGGCTGAGCGAGCCGGGTACCGAATCCGGGTCGTCGACGTCGACATCGGCGCAAGCGTTCCGGGCGCGAACTTCTACGCCGACGGATACACCGGCAGGGCCCGCCTGGTTGTCGACCTCGACGAGGGTCGTTTACTGGGTGCCACGTTCGTCGGGCCCGGGGTCGCCGATCTGCTGCACTCAGCGACTATCGCGGTGGCCGCTCGGGTTCCCCTCGACCGGCTGTGGCACGCCGTGCCATGCTTCCCGACCATCAGCGAAGTCTGGTTGCGCTTGATGGAAGCCAACCGCGACATGCAGGAGACGACCGCTTAGTTCAACGGTGCCTCGCTCCCGATGTTGGACGGAATTGACCTTCGTCGACCCGGGCTTAGATTGCCGCAGAATCAATGTCAGTGGATGCCGATAGTATCGAACGTATGTTCGCTTCGGGGTTTGGTTCGGCCGACGACGCGGTGTTGGTCGCCGAAATCCAGGAGTGCACGCGCGCCGAGGCGCGCACCGCGGCGCGGCGTTTGGCGGCCATCGGCGAGTTGGCCGCGCGCGCCACCGAACACGATGAGGAACGCCAGCACTGGGTGGCCGATCTGTGGGATTGCGCCGCAGCCGAGGTGGCCACGGCGATGGGCGTCAGCCGGTATCGGGCCGGTCAGCAGATGGCGATCGGGTTGGCGCTGCGTGATCGGTTGCCCAAGGTGGCCGCGCTGTTCG
This region includes:
- a CDS encoding MOSC and FAD-binding oxidoreductase domain-containing protein; this encodes MAKLVSANVGLPRDVPWQGGLVRTAIFKTPVEGPVLVRRLNVDGDAQGDLNGHGGVNRAVMVYQTEAYDYWRAKLGRDDLRPGEFGENFTVTGLADDTVCIGDRYRIGAAEFEVTQPRVTCFRVGLRLGVPDMAQLLVAHRRPGFYFRVLTEGHVCAGDPIVQTRRGPHQLSVAEVDALLYLPNPDRRCLEQAVDNPALSPGWVESFRDLLASRPSANAISWQGFRPLRIAATRREAAEVMSLELAADEPLAPALPGQYLTLRVSAAGDPAPLRSYSLSGAPTAGVYRISVKRDRLGQVSRWLHDNATVTLSVEAAAPRGDFYLTEDDNPVVLLSAGIGVTPLLAMLHHLAATGSTREVCWIHTTRGAATHAFADEVSTLIDALPAAEEHIFYTGGSGHRLDQATITGMGLPRDATVYLCGPARFMQDMQHALTASGTSPRAIRTELFGARSPINPGAVTAGPQIHPHPHPPAGPAGIGPTVTFARSGLTVAWSPRFRTLLELSEACDIATRYSCRSGVCHTCATAVVAGGLDYVSTPLNLPADGEALICCAAPRGDLVLDL
- a CDS encoding DUF427 domain-containing protein encodes the protein MPDRLLFAEPLRRRMRVRYAGEWIVDSEDVVLLHEPGRYPVAYFAIGDVRDGALVAEQRITQHRDLGQTQWFTVEAAGHQAQHAAWQLAALPPHAAVLQGRVAFAWRAMDAFYEEDERIVGHAADPYHRIDIRATSRHLVVRDCQRVIADSQRPLALYESGFATRWYVPRGDIDQGALEPVDGQTFCPYKGLASYYTIGGRKRAAWSYTNAWPEVGSVSNLVSFEPDKIDVYLDGRQLQLPPGQNVVPHGLDRGLDPGEILAREPVRSR
- a CDS encoding VOC family protein, coding for MEARLEVVILAVSDPDASLRFYRDKVAFDLDVDYAPAPGFRVVQLTPVGGTTSIQFGIGLTGTSPGPARGLYLVVDDIEGARSDLIDRGVAVGEIRHKCTDGGWRGGFLPGLDPHRADYASFADFADPDGNTWTLQERGCQALQRTSSSNGRT
- a CDS encoding dihydrolipoyl dehydrogenase family protein yields the protein MSTSTPPQQPDVARSVADHTYDVIVLGAGPVGQNISARTRAAGLTVAVVERELVGGECSYWGCVPSKALLRPVIAVADSRRVDGAREAVSGPVSAQGVFGRRDRYVTLWDDTGQANAVKEMGAELIRGQARLDGPRRVAVATADDDLIVLTARHAVAICTGSTAALPDIPGIAEAQPWTNRKATDSSEVPARLAIVGAGGVGVEMATAWQGLGSHVTLLARGKGLLPQMEPFVGELVASGLSEAGVDVRTGVTVTELRRSGRTVTVVLDEEDELEVDEILFATGRTPNTADIGLHTVGLTPGRWLAVDDNCRVTGAHNDWLYALGDVNHRALLTHQGKYQARIAGAAIAATAADKPLDRTTWSPHMATADIHAVPQVFFTDPEAAAVGLTAGQAERAGYRIRVVDVDIGASVPGANFYADGYTGRARLVVDLDEGRLLGATFVGPGVADLLHSATIAVAARVPLDRLWHAVPCFPTISEVWLRLMEANRDMQETTA